One Glaciihabitans arcticus DNA window includes the following coding sequences:
- the dapC gene encoding succinyldiaminopimelate transaminase encodes MPRTPLELPDFPWDALVPFGDVARSHPDGIVDLSVGSPVDPTPAVIRDALTAATDAHAYPQTAGTVELRSAIVSWYARRRGVTDLTVDHVLPTIGSKELIASLPQMLGIGAGDVVVQPAVAYPTYAVGAALAGASVVSSDSPDEWPEATRLVWLNTPGNPDGRVLDVDFLKRAVARARELGAIIVSDECYAELAWEGELPTPSILDPRVIDGDRDSVLAVYSLSKQSNLAGYRAGFVAGCSNLVGELLAVRKHAGLMPPAPVQAAMVAALGDDAHVAAQRAIYLDRRTRLLGAFEAAGFRIDHSEAGLYLWATAGEDCWATVARMAELGILVTPGSFYSADTTQHVRVALTVTDERIDAALARLAQTSN; translated from the coding sequence GTGCCTCGCACGCCGCTCGAGCTGCCCGACTTCCCCTGGGACGCCCTCGTCCCGTTCGGTGATGTCGCGCGTTCGCACCCCGACGGCATCGTCGACCTTTCGGTCGGCTCTCCCGTCGACCCGACCCCCGCGGTCATCCGCGACGCACTCACCGCCGCCACCGACGCCCACGCCTACCCGCAGACCGCCGGAACCGTCGAGCTGCGCTCTGCGATCGTGTCCTGGTACGCCCGTCGCCGCGGAGTCACCGATCTCACCGTCGACCACGTGCTACCGACCATCGGGTCGAAGGAACTCATCGCCTCCCTCCCCCAGATGCTCGGGATCGGCGCCGGCGATGTTGTTGTGCAGCCCGCCGTTGCGTACCCGACTTATGCGGTGGGGGCAGCGTTGGCCGGGGCATCCGTAGTGTCATCTGATAGTCCGGATGAGTGGCCCGAAGCCACCCGCCTCGTCTGGCTCAACACCCCCGGCAACCCCGATGGACGCGTGCTCGATGTGGACTTCCTGAAGCGTGCCGTCGCCCGCGCGCGCGAGCTCGGGGCGATCATCGTGAGCGACGAGTGCTACGCGGAACTCGCCTGGGAGGGCGAACTGCCGACCCCGTCGATCCTCGACCCGCGCGTCATCGACGGGGACCGCGATTCGGTGCTCGCCGTCTACTCGCTCAGCAAGCAGTCCAACCTGGCCGGATATCGCGCGGGCTTCGTCGCAGGCTGCAGCAACCTCGTCGGCGAGCTTCTCGCGGTGCGCAAGCATGCGGGGCTCATGCCGCCCGCTCCCGTGCAGGCCGCTATGGTCGCCGCGCTCGGTGACGACGCGCACGTGGCCGCACAGCGCGCCATCTACCTCGATCGTCGCACGCGCCTGCTCGGCGCGTTCGAGGCTGCCGGATTCCGCATCGACCACAGCGAGGCAGGCCTGTACTTGTGGGCCACCGCGGGGGAGGACTGCTGGGCGACGGTTGCCCGCATGGCCGAGTTGGGCATCCTCGTCACCCCCGGCTCCTTCTACAGCGCCGACACCACGCAGCACGTTCGCGTCGCCCTCACGGTGACCGATGAGCGGATTGACGCCGCGCTAGCACGACTGGCGCAGACCTCCAACTGA
- the fdxA gene encoding ferredoxin — MTYVIAQPCVDLKDRACIDECPVDCIYEGDRMLYIHPDECVDCGACEPVCPVEAIFYEDDVPEEWADYYNANVEFFEEVGSPGGAAKIGVIHTDHALILALPLQNAQ, encoded by the coding sequence GTGACCTACGTCATCGCCCAGCCCTGTGTCGATCTCAAAGATCGCGCGTGCATCGACGAATGCCCCGTCGACTGCATCTACGAGGGTGACCGCATGCTCTATATCCACCCCGACGAGTGCGTCGACTGCGGCGCCTGCGAGCCCGTGTGCCCCGTTGAGGCGATCTTCTACGAAGACGACGTGCCCGAAGAGTGGGCCGACTACTACAATGCGAACGTCGAATTCTTCGAAGAGGTCGGGTCTCCCGGAGGAGCGGCGAAGATCGGCGTGATCCACACGGATCACGCACTCATCCTCGCGCTCCCGCTGCAGAACGCCCAGTAG
- a CDS encoding PIG-L family deacetylase, translating to MNDVERVLFVHAHPDDESISPGGTVASLLASVSSVTALTTARPSDPAREAALAEALSSLGVSDHRWLGDAGARWADEAPRRYEETGPASLVAAPFGEVAADVATVIEAVRPQVVLSYNEWGGQGHPDYLRTHQAARRAAEVLRVPFFAIEPAGSAERFRRIRPPARESTAWRDQTLFTKISAVFFSLLLGAAGGLLMTAIHQSSVLVGDVQVPWGLVLAILSAVALIAGLRITFDTRVLPAVAAAGFLGAMSFISSPTAGGSVVVPDNVWGLIWTIAPVAVTFVVLAWPRLRPRASTKIGTVPAVKGSSIQ from the coding sequence ATGAACGACGTCGAGCGGGTCTTGTTCGTGCACGCCCACCCCGATGATGAGTCGATCTCTCCCGGGGGCACGGTCGCGTCGCTGCTTGCCTCGGTGTCTAGCGTGACGGCACTCACCACGGCGCGCCCCTCCGACCCGGCACGCGAGGCGGCGCTCGCGGAAGCCCTCAGCTCCCTCGGCGTCAGTGACCACCGTTGGCTCGGCGATGCCGGCGCGCGCTGGGCTGACGAGGCGCCCCGTCGCTACGAGGAGACAGGCCCGGCATCCCTCGTCGCCGCGCCCTTCGGCGAGGTCGCCGCGGACGTGGCAACAGTGATCGAGGCGGTACGACCGCAGGTGGTGCTGAGCTACAACGAGTGGGGTGGGCAGGGACATCCCGACTATCTGCGCACCCATCAGGCTGCTCGACGTGCCGCCGAGGTGCTGCGCGTGCCGTTCTTCGCGATCGAGCCGGCTGGCTCGGCCGAGCGTTTCCGTCGCATTCGCCCGCCGGCGCGGGAGAGCACCGCGTGGCGCGACCAGACGCTGTTCACGAAGATCAGCGCCGTGTTTTTCTCGCTGCTGCTCGGGGCTGCGGGTGGGTTGCTGATGACCGCGATCCACCAGTCGAGCGTTCTCGTGGGCGATGTACAGGTTCCCTGGGGTCTAGTCCTCGCGATCCTGAGCGCCGTCGCCCTGATCGCCGGCCTGCGCATCACCTTCGACACCCGTGTGCTGCCCGCCGTTGCCGCAGCGGGCTTCCTCGGCGCGATGTCCTTCATCTCGAGCCCTACCGCGGGCGGCTCGGTTGTGGTGCCCGACAACGTCTGGGGCCTCATCTGGACCATCGCACCGGTCGCCGTGACCTTCGTGGTGCTGGCCTGGCCCAGGTTGCGTCCGAGAGCCTCCACTAAGATTGGGACAGTACCCGCCGTGAAAGGATCCTCGATCCAGTGA
- the efeU gene encoding iron uptake transporter permease EfeU, with protein sequence MLANFLIGLREGLEAALVVGILIAYVVKIDRRDVLPRIWMGVGLAVTVSLALGAILTFGAYGLSFEAQELIGGILSIIATAFVTWMIFWMMRAARGLSRELRAEVDSHLSGAGWGLVLVAFLSVGREGIETALFIWAAVQATGETTLPLMGAALGIAVAIVLGYLIYRGVLSINLSRFFTYTGVFLIIVAGGVLAYGVHDLQEAGFLPGLNNLAFDVSAAIPPDSWHGTLLKGVFNFSPATTWFEAAAWLLYVIPVLTIFIATVRSHSAKSQPIAPRESVTEGAQ encoded by the coding sequence GTGCTCGCAAACTTCCTGATCGGCCTCCGCGAGGGCCTCGAGGCAGCGCTCGTTGTGGGCATCCTCATCGCCTACGTCGTCAAGATCGATCGGCGCGATGTGCTCCCCCGCATCTGGATGGGCGTCGGCCTCGCTGTTACGGTGTCCCTCGCCCTCGGCGCGATCCTGACCTTCGGCGCCTACGGCCTGTCGTTCGAGGCGCAGGAGCTGATCGGCGGCATCCTCTCGATCATCGCTACGGCCTTTGTGACCTGGATGATCTTCTGGATGATGCGGGCCGCCCGTGGGCTCTCCCGCGAGTTGCGCGCCGAGGTGGACTCGCACCTCTCGGGTGCCGGCTGGGGCCTTGTGCTCGTCGCCTTCCTCTCGGTCGGCCGCGAGGGTATCGAGACGGCGCTGTTCATCTGGGCGGCGGTGCAGGCCACCGGTGAGACGACGCTCCCACTCATGGGAGCAGCCCTTGGCATCGCGGTGGCCATCGTGCTCGGCTACCTCATCTATCGCGGGGTGCTCAGCATCAATCTCTCCCGCTTCTTCACCTACACGGGCGTCTTCCTCATCATCGTCGCGGGCGGCGTGCTCGCCTACGGTGTGCACGACCTGCAGGAGGCCGGCTTCCTGCCCGGACTGAACAACCTCGCCTTCGACGTGAGCGCGGCCATCCCTCCGGACAGCTGGCACGGCACGCTGCTGAAGGGCGTGTTCAACTTCTCCCCCGCCACCACCTGGTTCGAGGCGGCTGCGTGGCTGCTCTACGTCATTCCGGTTCTCACGATCTTCATTGCGACAGTGCGCAGTCACAGCGCGAAGTCACAGCCCATCGCACCCCGCGAATCCGTCACAGAAGGAGCACAATGA
- the efeO gene encoding iron uptake system protein EfeO produces MTTSHLTAGLGLAAVALLALTGCVANTPAGGADSTALTVDSSATDCAVSAGKAPSGNVVFTVSNSGDQVTEFYLLADDGLRIVGEVENIGPGIERNLVVQARPGDYFTVCKPGMIGAGIGKTAFTVTDSGKDFALEGDLADQVDAANANYKSYVKDQVENLVVGTEDFAAAYKAGNDDEARALYAPTRVFWERIETVAESFGDLDPSMDLREADLEEGQDWTGWHAIEKDLWPADAEAGFVAYDQAKRDALADRLVSDTDTLYTNVQDLEFTLDQQANGAIGLLDEVATGKVTGEEEFWSHTDLWDFQANIDGAKVLYAGIRDILIEKDADLAAQLDEEFDALQVLLDAQKDGEGFTLYTDLTDDEIRAFSDQVNALGEPLSKLTGVLVL; encoded by the coding sequence ATGACCACGAGTCACCTCACGGCAGGCCTCGGCCTCGCGGCTGTCGCCCTGCTCGCCCTCACCGGCTGCGTGGCCAACACGCCCGCCGGTGGAGCCGACTCCACCGCCCTCACGGTCGACAGCAGCGCGACCGACTGCGCCGTCAGCGCGGGCAAGGCACCCAGTGGAAACGTGGTCTTCACGGTCTCCAACTCCGGTGACCAGGTCACCGAGTTCTACCTGCTCGCCGACGACGGCCTGCGCATTGTCGGAGAGGTCGAGAACATCGGCCCGGGCATCGAGCGCAACCTCGTGGTGCAGGCCCGCCCCGGCGACTACTTCACCGTCTGCAAGCCCGGCATGATCGGCGCGGGCATCGGCAAGACGGCGTTCACCGTCACCGATTCCGGCAAGGACTTCGCCCTCGAGGGCGACCTCGCCGACCAGGTCGACGCCGCGAACGCCAACTACAAGTCCTACGTCAAGGACCAGGTCGAGAACCTCGTCGTCGGCACCGAGGACTTTGCCGCGGCGTACAAGGCCGGCAATGACGACGAGGCCCGCGCGCTCTACGCGCCCACCCGCGTCTTCTGGGAGCGCATCGAGACCGTCGCCGAGTCGTTCGGCGACCTGGACCCGAGCATGGACCTCCGCGAGGCCGACCTCGAAGAGGGCCAGGACTGGACCGGATGGCACGCGATCGAGAAGGACCTCTGGCCCGCTGACGCCGAGGCCGGCTTCGTCGCCTACGACCAGGCCAAGCGCGATGCTCTCGCCGACCGTCTCGTCTCCGACACCGACACGCTCTACACGAACGTGCAGGACCTCGAGTTCACCCTCGACCAGCAGGCCAACGGCGCGATCGGCCTCCTCGACGAGGTAGCCACCGGCAAGGTCACCGGCGAGGAGGAGTTCTGGTCGCACACCGACCTCTGGGACTTCCAGGCCAACATCGATGGTGCCAAGGTGCTGTACGCGGGCATCCGCGACATCCTCATCGAGAAGGATGCCGATCTCGCCGCACAACTCGATGAGGAATTCGACGCCCTGCAGGTGCTGCTCGACGCGCAGAAGGACGGTGAGGGGTTCACGCTCTACACCGACCTGACCGACGACGAGATCCGCGCGTTCTCCGACCAGGTGAACGCCCTCGGCGAGCCGCTCTCCAAGCTCACCGGAGTGCTGGTCCTGTAA
- the efeB gene encoding iron uptake transporter deferrochelatase/peroxidase subunit, with translation MTDDAKPGLSRRGLFGLAGAGVVGAGIGFGVDRVLTPEASTSGAAGVYPFFGENQAGIVTPAQDRLHFASFDVSDISRNELQELLEDWSYAANRMTSGLGAGEFGPADGPYDSPPDDTGEALDLPPAGLTITFGFGPGLFDERFGLGGKRPEALIDLPHFPGDALIDGLVGGDLCIQACSDDPQIAVHAIRNLSRIAFGRAKLRWSQLGFGRTSSTTRAQVTPRNLFGFKDGTANLRAEDTNVGKEIWAQNGDGPAWMTGGSYLVSRKIRMTIETWDRTSLREQERVIGRNKGEGAPLSGGTEFTEPDFAVTGRADAPLIDETAHVRLAHPETNSGATMLRRGYNFVDGNDDLGRLNAGLFFICFQRDPRTQFVPVQLSLARNDAMNEYVRHVGSGIFAVPPGATSDRPIGAGLFG, from the coding sequence ATGACTGACGACGCGAAGCCCGGGCTGTCCCGGCGTGGGCTCTTCGGGCTCGCCGGAGCGGGCGTTGTGGGTGCCGGCATCGGATTCGGCGTCGACCGCGTTCTGACCCCGGAGGCGAGCACGTCCGGCGCCGCAGGCGTTTACCCGTTCTTCGGTGAGAACCAGGCCGGCATCGTCACGCCCGCGCAGGATCGCCTGCATTTCGCCTCCTTCGACGTGAGCGACATCTCCCGCAACGAGCTACAGGAACTGCTCGAGGACTGGTCCTACGCCGCGAACCGCATGACGTCCGGCCTCGGCGCAGGCGAATTCGGTCCGGCGGATGGCCCGTACGATTCACCCCCCGATGACACCGGTGAGGCGCTCGACCTCCCGCCCGCCGGCCTCACGATCACGTTCGGCTTCGGTCCCGGCCTGTTCGACGAGAGATTCGGATTGGGTGGCAAACGCCCCGAGGCCCTCATCGACCTCCCCCACTTTCCGGGCGACGCGCTCATCGACGGGCTGGTCGGCGGCGACCTGTGCATCCAGGCCTGCAGCGACGACCCGCAGATCGCTGTGCACGCCATCCGCAACCTGTCGCGCATCGCCTTCGGACGCGCGAAGCTGCGCTGGTCGCAGCTCGGCTTCGGCCGAACGTCATCCACCACTCGCGCGCAGGTGACGCCGCGCAACCTGTTCGGCTTCAAGGACGGCACGGCGAACCTCCGCGCGGAGGACACGAACGTCGGCAAGGAGATCTGGGCGCAGAACGGTGACGGACCCGCGTGGATGACCGGCGGCTCGTATCTCGTCAGCCGCAAGATCCGCATGACCATCGAAACGTGGGACCGCACCTCACTGCGCGAGCAGGAGCGCGTCATCGGCCGCAACAAGGGCGAGGGCGCACCGCTCAGTGGCGGTACCGAGTTCACCGAGCCCGACTTCGCTGTGACGGGACGAGCGGATGCGCCGCTCATCGACGAGACGGCACACGTGCGCCTGGCGCACCCCGAGACGAACTCGGGCGCCACGATGCTGCGTCGGGGCTACAACTTCGTGGATGGCAATGACGACCTGGGCAGGCTCAACGCCGGCCTCTTCTTCATCTGCTTCCAGCGGGATCCCCGCACCCAGTTCGTTCCGGTGCAGCTGTCGCTCGCGCGCAACGACGCGATGAACGAGTACGTGCGCCACGTGGGCTCGGGCATCTTCGCGGTGCCGCCCGGGGCGACCAGCGACCGCCCGATCGGCGCGGGGCTGTTCGGCTAG
- the typA gene encoding translational GTPase TypA — translation MAIATRTDLRNVAIVAHVDHGKTTLVDAMLRQTNSFEAHAHLEDRAMDSNELEREKGITILAKNTAVLYNGIHAEENHKGGNITINVIDTPGHADFGGEVERGLSMVDGVVLLVDASEGPLPQTRFVLRKALEAKLPVILLVNKTDRPDARIDDVVAESQDLLLGLASDMADEVPDLDLDAILDVPVVYASGRNGAASWNKPENGTLPDNEDLEPLFDAILKHVPAPSYDDTHPLQAHVTNLDASPFLGRLALLRVFNGTIKKGQTVAWVKHDGSVANVKVTELLITKALDRFPTESAGPGDIVAVAGFEDITIGETLADPNDVRPLPTITVDDPAISMTIGTNTSPMIGKVKGHKLTARMVKDRLDRELVGNVSIKLVDVGRPDAWEIQGRGELALAILVEQMRREGFELTVGKPQVVTKRVDGKLHEPFEHLTTDAPEEYLGAITQLLAARKGRMEGMSNHGTGWVRMEFIVPSRGLIGFRTEFLTITRGSGIANAVSHGYEPWAGSIETRTNGSIVADRAGVATPFAMVALQERMSFFVEPTQEVYEGMVVGENSRADDMDVNITKEKQLTNMRQSTSDTFERMTPSRKLTLEECLEFAREDECVEVTPEFVRIRKVELDANARQRSTARLKKQNA, via the coding sequence ATGGCTATCGCCACTCGCACAGACCTGCGCAATGTCGCAATCGTCGCCCACGTTGACCACGGCAAGACGACCCTCGTCGACGCCATGCTCCGCCAGACCAATTCCTTCGAGGCGCACGCGCACCTCGAGGACCGCGCCATGGACTCCAACGAGCTCGAGCGCGAAAAGGGCATCACGATCCTCGCGAAGAACACCGCAGTGCTCTACAACGGCATCCACGCCGAAGAGAACCACAAGGGCGGCAACATCACGATCAACGTGATCGACACCCCGGGTCACGCCGACTTCGGTGGCGAGGTCGAGCGCGGCCTGTCCATGGTCGACGGTGTTGTGCTGCTCGTCGACGCCTCCGAGGGACCGCTGCCGCAGACGCGCTTCGTTCTCCGCAAGGCCCTCGAGGCAAAGCTCCCCGTCATCCTGCTCGTCAACAAGACTGACCGACCGGATGCCCGCATCGACGACGTCGTCGCTGAGAGCCAGGACCTGCTCCTCGGTCTCGCGAGCGACATGGCCGACGAGGTTCCCGACCTCGACCTCGACGCGATCCTCGACGTTCCCGTCGTCTACGCCTCGGGCCGCAACGGCGCCGCGAGCTGGAACAAGCCGGAGAACGGCACCCTGCCCGACAACGAAGACCTCGAGCCGCTGTTCGACGCCATCCTCAAGCACGTGCCGGCCCCGTCGTACGACGACACGCACCCGCTGCAGGCCCACGTCACCAACCTTGACGCATCGCCGTTCCTCGGCCGCCTCGCCCTGCTGCGTGTCTTCAACGGCACCATCAAGAAGGGCCAGACCGTCGCCTGGGTCAAGCACGACGGATCCGTCGCGAACGTCAAGGTCACCGAGCTGCTGATCACCAAGGCGCTCGACCGCTTCCCGACCGAGTCCGCGGGACCCGGTGACATCGTCGCCGTCGCCGGCTTCGAGGACATCACCATCGGTGAGACCCTCGCCGACCCGAACGACGTTCGTCCGCTGCCGACCATCACGGTCGACGACCCCGCCATCTCGATGACCATCGGCACCAACACCAGCCCGATGATCGGCAAGGTCAAGGGCCACAAGCTCACCGCTCGAATGGTCAAGGACCGCCTCGACCGCGAGCTCGTCGGTAACGTCTCGATCAAGCTGGTCGACGTTGGACGCCCGGACGCCTGGGAGATCCAGGGCCGTGGAGAGCTCGCGCTCGCCATCCTCGTCGAGCAGATGCGCCGCGAGGGCTTCGAGCTCACCGTTGGCAAGCCGCAGGTGGTCACCAAGCGCGTCGACGGCAAGCTGCACGAGCCCTTCGAGCACCTCACCACTGACGCACCGGAAGAGTACCTCGGCGCCATCACACAGCTCCTCGCAGCCCGCAAGGGTCGCATGGAGGGCATGAGCAACCACGGCACCGGATGGGTGCGCATGGAGTTCATCGTCCCGTCCCGTGGCCTCATCGGCTTCCGCACCGAGTTCCTGACCATCACGCGCGGTTCGGGAATCGCCAACGCCGTCTCGCACGGCTACGAGCCCTGGGCCGGATCGATCGAGACCCGCACCAATGGCTCGATCGTCGCCGACCGCGCCGGTGTCGCCACCCCGTTCGCCATGGTCGCCCTGCAGGAGCGCATGTCGTTCTTCGTGGAGCCGACGCAGGAGGTCTACGAGGGCATGGTCGTCGGCGAGAACTCGCGCGCCGATGACATGGACGTGAACATCACCAAGGAGAAGCAGCTCACCAACATGCGCCAGTCCACCTCGGACACGTTCGAGCGCATGACCCCGTCGCGCAAGCTGACGCTCGAGGAGTGCCTCGAGTTCGCCCGCGAGGACGAGTGTGTTGAGGTAACTCCCGAGTTCGTGCGTATCCGCAAGGTCGAGCTCGACGCTAACGCGCGCCAGCGCAGCACCGCTCGCCTGAAGAAGCAGAACGCTTAA